The following coding sequences lie in one Nitratireductor mangrovi genomic window:
- the urtA gene encoding urea ABC transporter substrate-binding protein: MTKKVTTMLSAGVLAAGMLAAGSSQAQEETIKVGILHSLSGTMAISETTLKDVMLMLIEEQNKKGGLLGKKLEAVVVDPASDWPLFAEKARELISVSDVSAVFGCWTSVSRKSVLPVFEELNSLLFYPVQYEGEESQRNVFYTGAAPNQQAVPAVDYLMNEEGVERWVLAGTDYVYPRTTNKILEAYLLAKGVAAEDIMINYTPFGHSDWQTIVSDIKAFGAAGKKTAVVSTINGDANVPFYKELANQGVKAEDIPVVAFSVGEEELAGLDTGPLVGHLAAWNYFQSVDTEVNAEFISAWKTFIGDEKRVTNDPMEAHYIGFNMWVEAVEKAGSTDPDAVIDAIIGVSVPNLSGGYSTMMPNHHITKPVLIGEIQDDGQFETVWQTPGLVVGDEWSDYLPDSKDLIADWRAPMSCGNFNVATGKCGGKGVN, from the coding sequence ATGACAAAAAAGGTGACGACGATGCTGTCGGCCGGCGTGCTTGCAGCCGGAATGCTGGCAGCGGGATCGTCCCAGGCGCAGGAAGAGACCATCAAGGTCGGCATCCTGCATTCGCTGTCGGGCACGATGGCGATCTCCGAGACGACGTTGAAGGACGTCATGCTCATGCTGATCGAGGAGCAGAACAAGAAGGGCGGTCTGCTTGGCAAGAAGCTCGAGGCGGTGGTCGTCGACCCGGCGTCCGACTGGCCGCTCTTCGCCGAAAAGGCGCGCGAACTGATCTCGGTCAGCGACGTCTCGGCGGTGTTCGGCTGCTGGACCTCGGTGTCGCGCAAGTCCGTGCTGCCGGTCTTCGAAGAACTCAACAGCCTGCTCTTCTACCCTGTCCAGTACGAGGGCGAGGAAAGCCAGCGCAACGTCTTCTACACCGGCGCCGCGCCCAACCAGCAGGCGGTCCCGGCCGTCGACTACCTCATGAACGAGGAAGGCGTGGAACGCTGGGTGCTCGCCGGCACCGACTATGTCTATCCGCGCACCACCAACAAGATCCTCGAGGCCTATCTGCTCGCCAAGGGCGTCGCGGCCGAGGACATCATGATCAACTACACGCCGTTCGGTCATTCCGACTGGCAGACGATCGTCTCCGACATCAAGGCGTTCGGCGCGGCCGGCAAGAAGACCGCGGTGGTCTCGACCATCAATGGCGACGCCAACGTGCCGTTCTACAAGGAATTGGCCAACCAGGGCGTGAAGGCCGAAGACATCCCGGTCGTTGCCTTCTCGGTCGGCGAGGAGGAACTCGCCGGTCTCGACACCGGCCCGCTCGTCGGTCACCTCGCTGCCTGGAACTACTTCCAGTCGGTCGACACCGAGGTGAATGCCGAGTTCATCTCGGCCTGGAAGACCTTCATCGGCGATGAGAAGCGCGTCACCAACGATCCCATGGAAGCCCACTACATCGGCTTCAACATGTGGGTCGAGGCGGTCGAGAAGGCCGGCTCCACCGATCCGGACGCCGTCATCGACGCCATCATCGGCGTTTCGGTGCCCAATCTCTCGGGCGGCTACTCGACCATGATGCCGAACCATCACATCACCAAGCCGGTGCTGATCGGCGAGATCCAGGACGACGGCCAGTTCGAGACCGTGTGGCAGACGCCGGGCCTCGTCGTGGGCGACGAGTGGTCCGACTACCTGCCCGACTCCAAGGACCTGATCGCCGACTGGCGCGCTCCGATGTCGTGCGGCAACTTCAACGTCGCGACCGGAAAGTGCGGCGGCAAGGGCGTCAACTGA
- the urtB gene encoding urea ABC transporter permease subunit UrtB, with protein MKAARAFVLFVAAMLAALVPAAADDAAVRDIIAKFATSKNFSQTEKIIRELGATGDARVEAALNALSDGNLRTRKSDSAVFIVRESGGKVKLFDPLTAESAGEEAAALFDKIKIKNSLRRLIRDVISGLTLASPDPATRLAAANTMFRAPDAANIEALDAAIAREDVASVKAALEAARASSVLVSDLPEAEKLAAIELLAKRGDRDTLALLKSFAAGAEGPLKEAADKAISAINETLAIWAAGQNVWYGISLGSVLLLAAIGLAITFGVMGVINMAHGEMVMLGAYTTFVVQEVIRNSAPWLFDWSLAIALPAAFLVAGAAGLALERGVIRFLYGRPLETLLATWGVSLILQQTVRTIFGPTNREVGNPSWMSGGFELGQLAITWNRLWIVVFALAVFAALLYVFNRTAWGLQMRAVTANRRMASSMGIRTPFVDAFTFALGSGIAGIAGVALSQVDNVSPNLGQGYIIDSFMVVVFGGVGNLWGTLVGAFSLGIVNKFLEPYAGAVLGKILVLVLIILFIQKRPRGLFALKGRAVEA; from the coding sequence ATGAAAGCCGCGCGCGCATTTGTCCTTTTCGTCGCCGCCATGCTTGCCGCCCTTGTGCCGGCGGCAGCCGACGACGCTGCGGTGCGCGACATCATCGCGAAATTCGCGACCTCGAAGAATTTCTCCCAGACCGAAAAGATCATCCGCGAACTGGGCGCCACCGGCGACGCCCGCGTCGAAGCCGCGCTGAATGCCCTTTCCGACGGCAATCTGCGCACCCGCAAATCCGACAGCGCCGTCTTCATCGTCAGGGAAAGCGGCGGCAAGGTGAAGCTGTTCGACCCGCTGACCGCCGAGTCGGCCGGCGAGGAAGCGGCCGCGCTGTTCGACAAGATCAAGATCAAGAACTCGCTGCGCCGGCTGATCCGCGACGTCATCTCCGGCCTGACGCTGGCCTCGCCCGACCCGGCGACCCGTCTTGCCGCCGCCAACACCATGTTCCGCGCCCCCGACGCCGCCAATATCGAGGCGCTCGACGCCGCGATCGCCAGGGAAGACGTCGCCTCCGTCAAGGCCGCTCTCGAGGCCGCGCGCGCCTCCTCGGTGCTGGTTTCCGACCTGCCTGAGGCCGAAAAGCTCGCCGCGATCGAGCTGCTCGCCAAGCGCGGCGACCGTGACACGCTGGCGCTCCTGAAATCCTTTGCCGCCGGCGCCGAGGGCCCGCTCAAGGAAGCCGCCGACAAGGCGATCTCCGCCATCAACGAGACATTGGCGATTTGGGCCGCCGGCCAGAATGTCTGGTACGGCATCTCGCTCGGCTCGGTTCTGCTTCTGGCGGCGATCGGCCTTGCCATCACCTTCGGCGTCATGGGCGTCATCAACATGGCGCATGGCGAGATGGTCATGCTCGGCGCCTACACCACCTTCGTCGTCCAGGAGGTGATCCGCAACTCCGCGCCGTGGCTGTTCGACTGGTCGCTCGCCATCGCGCTGCCGGCCGCCTTCCTGGTCGCCGGCGCGGCGGGTCTGGCGCTCGAGCGCGGCGTCATCCGCTTCCTGTATGGCCGGCCGCTCGAGACCCTGCTCGCCACCTGGGGTGTGTCGCTGATCCTGCAGCAGACCGTGCGCACCATCTTCGGGCCGACCAACCGTGAGGTCGGCAACCCGTCCTGGATGTCGGGCGGTTTCGAGCTCGGGCAGCTGGCGATCACCTGGAACCGGCTCTGGATTGTGGTCTTCGCGCTCGCCGTCTTCGCCGCGCTGCTCTACGTCTTCAACCGCACCGCCTGGGGCCTGCAGATGCGCGCGGTCACCGCAAACCGCCGCATGGCCTCCTCGATGGGCATCCGCACGCCCTTTGTCGACGCCTTCACCTTCGCGCTCGGCTCCGGCATTGCCGGCATTGCCGGCGTCGCGCTCTCCCAGGTCGACAACGTCTCGCCCAATCTCGGCCAGGGCTACATCATCGACAGCTTCATGGTCGTGGTCTTCGGCGGCGTCGGCAATCTCTGGGGCACGCTGGTCGGTGCCTTCTCGCTCGGCATCGTCAACAAGTTCCTCGAACCCTATGCCGGCGCCGTGCTCGGCAAGATCCTGGTGCTGGTGCTGATCATCCTGTTCATCCAGAAGCGGCCGCGCGGGCTGTTCGCGCTCAAGGGTAGGGCGGTCGAGGCATGA
- the urtC gene encoding urea ABC transporter permease subunit UrtC, which yields MITQRLFAGGADRRVIATIALLVAIAALVPVLHLAVPPSSAFHVPNYLVALFGKYLTYALLALALDLVWGFCGILSLGHGAFFALGGYAMGMYLMRQIGSRGVYGDPVLPDFMVFLNWQELPWYWYGFDQFWFAALMIVAVPGALAFVFGWFAFRSRVTGVYLSIITQAMTYALLLAFFRNDMGFGGNNGLTDFKDIIGFDIQAPATRAGLFAASALALALALAVCMLVTRSKYGKLMVAVRDAEPRTRFIGWRPENIKLFAFTVSAIMAGIAGALYVPQVGIINPGEFAPANSIEVVVWTAVGGRGTLVGPVVGALLVNGGKSWFTGLLPEFWLFALGGLFVAVTLFLPKGIVGTWDAWRAGRRDKAIAARGDTGGEAPTPAGEGDTRIARAGPARPRGDLGGAPEPQPAE from the coding sequence ATGATCACCCAGCGCCTCTTCGCCGGCGGCGCCGACCGCCGCGTCATCGCCACCATCGCGCTCCTGGTCGCGATCGCGGCCCTCGTGCCGGTGCTGCATCTTGCCGTGCCGCCGTCGAGCGCCTTCCACGTGCCCAACTATCTGGTCGCGCTGTTCGGCAAATACCTCACCTATGCGCTGCTGGCGCTGGCGCTCGATCTCGTCTGGGGTTTTTGCGGCATCCTCTCGCTCGGCCACGGCGCCTTCTTCGCGCTCGGCGGCTACGCCATGGGCATGTATCTGATGCGCCAGATCGGCAGCCGCGGCGTTTATGGCGACCCGGTCCTGCCCGATTTCATGGTGTTCCTGAACTGGCAGGAACTGCCCTGGTACTGGTACGGCTTCGACCAGTTCTGGTTCGCCGCGCTGATGATCGTCGCCGTGCCCGGCGCGCTCGCCTTCGTCTTCGGCTGGTTCGCCTTCAGGAGCCGGGTGACCGGCGTCTACCTGTCGATCATCACCCAGGCGATGACCTATGCCCTGCTGCTCGCCTTCTTCCGCAACGACATGGGTTTCGGCGGCAATAACGGGCTGACCGACTTCAAGGACATCATCGGCTTCGACATCCAGGCGCCGGCGACCCGCGCCGGCCTGTTCGCCGCAAGCGCGCTGGCGCTGGCGCTGGCGCTCGCCGTCTGCATGCTGGTGACGCGCTCCAAATACGGCAAGCTGATGGTCGCTGTGCGCGATGCCGAGCCGCGCACCCGCTTCATCGGCTGGCGCCCGGAAAACATCAAGCTCTTCGCCTTCACGGTCTCGGCCATCATGGCCGGCATCGCCGGCGCCCTCTACGTGCCCCAGGTCGGCATCATCAACCCGGGCGAGTTCGCGCCGGCCAATTCGATCGAGGTCGTGGTCTGGACAGCCGTCGGCGGCCGCGGCACGCTGGTCGGCCCGGTCGTCGGCGCGCTGCTGGTCAATGGCGGCAAGAGCTGGTTCACCGGCCTCCTGCCCGAATTCTGGCTGTTCGCGCTTGGCGGCCTCTTCGTCGCCGTGACGCTGTTCCTGCCCAAGGGCATCGTCGGCACCTGGGATGCCTGGCGCGCCGGTCGCCGCGACAAGGCCATCGCGGCCCGCGGCGACACTGGCGGCGAGGCGCCGACACCGGCCGGAGAAGGCGACACCCGCATCGCGCGCGCCGGACCGGCCCGGCCGCGCGGCGATCTCGGCGGCGCGCCCGAGCCGCAGCCGGCGGAGTAG
- the urtD gene encoding urea ABC transporter ATP-binding protein UrtD, giving the protein MPERRDTLLYLDGVSVAFDGFRAINNLSLVLKKGEMRAIIGPNGAGKTTMMDIITGKTRPDEGEVFFNGDIDLTRHDEADIAMMGIGRKFQKPTVFESHTVEDNLVLALAGPRSIFPALVHAGSRAEAARIDDILETIRLAERRHDLAANLSHGQKQWLEIGMLLAQDPKLLLVDEPVAGMTDAETEETARLLRDIATTHSVIVVEHDMHFVRELGVKVTCLHEGSVLSEGTLDHVSADDRVIEVYLGR; this is encoded by the coding sequence ATGCCGGAACGACGCGACACCCTGCTTTATCTCGACGGCGTCTCGGTCGCCTTCGACGGCTTCCGGGCCATCAACAATCTGTCGCTGGTGCTGAAGAAAGGCGAGATGCGCGCCATCATCGGCCCCAACGGCGCCGGCAAGACCACCATGATGGACATCATCACCGGCAAGACCCGGCCCGACGAGGGCGAGGTCTTCTTCAACGGCGACATCGACCTGACCCGCCATGACGAGGCCGACATCGCCATGATGGGAATCGGGCGCAAGTTCCAGAAACCGACCGTGTTCGAAAGTCACACCGTCGAGGACAATCTGGTGCTGGCGCTCGCCGGCCCGCGCTCGATCTTCCCGGCGCTGGTCCATGCCGGCTCGCGCGCCGAGGCGGCGCGCATCGACGACATCCTCGAAACCATCCGGCTCGCCGAGCGCCGCCACGACCTCGCCGCCAACCTTTCGCACGGCCAGAAGCAGTGGCTGGAGATCGGCATGCTGCTCGCCCAGGACCCGAAGCTGCTTTTGGTCGACGAGCCGGTCGCCGGCATGACCGACGCCGAGACCGAAGAAACCGCGCGGCTTTTGCGCGACATCGCCACGACCCATTCGGTGATCGTCGTCGAGCACGACATGCATTTCGTGCGCGAGCTCGGCGTCAAGGTCACCTGCCTGCACGAGGGCTCGGTGCTCTCGGAAGGTACGCTCGACCACGTTTCGGCCGACGACCGCGTCATCGAAGTCTATCTGGGCAGGTAA